One Triticum dicoccoides isolate Atlit2015 ecotype Zavitan chromosome 4B, WEW_v2.0, whole genome shotgun sequence genomic window carries:
- the LOC119295697 gene encoding acyl-coenzyme A thioesterase 13-like: MVDSPGLARAHDVLRVSADNRARVDALSSAASAYVSAASPHLSPSFFEGFALRRIRVLSVHPGIIHCSYHVPPSLTDSSTGCLAAGVVVALVDEIGYAAAISHAQNFKVSVDMSVAFPDLSQARAGDRLSITARVLGHKGAYSGTHVLLTNASTGNVVAEGRHSIFGNLKKAPLKPAATTSLKSNL, encoded by the exons ATGGTCGACTCCCCAGGATTAGCTCGTGCTCATGACGTCCTGCGCGTGAGCGCCGACAACCGCGCGCGGGTGGACGCGCTCTCCTCCGCCGCGTCCGCATACGTATCGGCGGCTTCTCCTCATCTGTCGCCGAGTTTCTTCGAGGGGTTCGCGCTGCGCAGGATCCGCGTCCTCAGCGTCCACCCGGGGATCATCCACTGCTCCTACCACGTCCCTCCAAGCCTCACC GACTCCAGCACCGGCTGCCTCGCCGCCGGCGTTGTGGTGGCCCTAGTGGACGAGATCGGCTACGCCGCCGCCATCTCCCACGCCCAAAACTTCAAGGTCTCCGTGGACATGTCCGTCGCCTTTCCCGATCTCTCCCAGGCCCGCGCAGGGGACCGCCTGAGCATAACGGCGAGGGTGCTCGGGCACAAGGGCGCCTACTCCGGCACGCACGTGCTCCTCACCAACGCCAGCACCGGCAATGTCGTTGCCGAGGGCAGGCACTCCATCTTCGGTAACCTGAAGAAAGCACCGCTCAAGCCAGCAGCCACTACTAGTCTTAAAAGCAACTTGTGA
- the LOC119295696 gene encoding protein FAR1-RELATED SEQUENCE 12-like, translating to MASPGSGHGNHDDNGSETPKDVQETAATNAKDHINERVPKIGMNFLSDEEAYSFYNKYAEVMGFSVRRGSKHKVKNSDTIQQRTFFCSRQGTRAEDKREDTFSYSRLESRCGCNAHMKISLRNGFYQVYEFEETHNHILATGTMAQYLRSHRKVIDSIVTWKYNLDATEPKNAGRIPTIQYTNGISIQHCQVFLSL from the exons ATGGCTTCTCCAGGGAGTGGACATGGGAACCATGATGATAATGGATCAGAAACACCAAAA GATGTGCAAGAAACCGCAGCTACCAATGCGAAAGATCATATTAATGAAAGAGTACCAAAGATTGGAATGAATTTTTTATCTGATGAGGAGGCTTATTCCTTTTATAACAAGTATGCTGAAGTTATGGGTTTTAGCGTCCGGAGAGGCAGTAAGCATAAAGTAAAGAACTCTGATACAATACAACAGAGGACATTTTTCTGTTCTCGTCAAG GAACTCGAGCTGAAGATAAGAGAGAAGATACATTCAGTTATAGTAGGCTTGAATCACGATGTGGATGTAATGCACATATGAAAATAAGTCTTAGGAATGGATTTTATCAGGTGTATGAATTTGAGGAGACACATAACCACATTCTTGCTACTGGAACCATGGCCCAATACTTGAGATCTCACAGAAAAGTTATCGATTCAATCGTCACTTGGAAATACAATCTCGATGCAACAGAACCCAAGAATGCTGGCAGGATACCAACAATACAATACACTAATGGTATAAGCATTCAACATTGTCAAGTTTTTTTATCACTTTGA
- the LOC119295695 gene encoding mitochondrial uncoupling protein 1-like: protein MAPDHGSKVDISFAGRFTASAIAACFAEITTIPLDTAKVRLQLQKKAIAGDLAGPKYRGLLGTAATIAKEEGAAALWKGIVPGLHRQCIYGGLRIGLYEPVKSFYVGENHVGDVPLSKKIAAGFTTGALAIAVANPTDLVKVRLQSEGKLAPGVPRRYTGAMDAYAKIVRQEGVAALWTGIGPNVARNAIINAAELASYDQVKQSILKLPGFKDDVVTHILSGLGAGFFAVCVGSPVDVVKSRMMGDSAYKNTIDCFVKTLKNDGPQAFYKGFLPNFARLGSWNVIMFLTLEQVQKAFVRKPAN, encoded by the exons ATGGCGCCGGACCACGGCTCCAAGGTCGACATCTCCTTCGCCGGCCGCTTCACCGCCAGCGCCATCGCCGCCTGCTTCGCCGAG ATCACCACGATCCCCCTCGACACGGCCAAGGTCAGGCTGCAGCTGCAGAAGAAGGCCATCGCCGGGGATCTCGCTGGGCCCAAGTACCGTGGCCTGCTCGGcaccgccgccaccatcgccaAGGAGGAAGGCGCCGCCGCGCTCTGGAAGGGCATCGTCCCTGGCCTCCACCGCCAGTGCATCTACGGCGGTCTCCGCATTGGTCTCTATGAGCCC GTCAAATCCTTCTATGTTGGTGAGAACCATGTTGGGGATGTACCTTTGTCCAAGAAGATAGCCGCTGGCTTCACCACTG GTGCCCTTGCAATCGCTGTGGCCAACCCCACTGACCTTGTCAAAGTCAGGCTTCAGTCTGAAGGGAAGCTGGCACCTGGTGTGCCGCGCCGTTATACTGGGGCAATGGATGCTTATGCCAAGATTGTTAGGCAG GAAGGGGTTGCTGCTCTGTGGACTGGCATTGGTCCGAATGTTGCACGTAACGCCATCATAAACGCTGCTGAGTTGGCCAGTTATGATCAAGTGAAGCAG TCCATTTTGAAACTTCCTGGGTTCAAAGATGACGTGGTCACTCATATCTTGTCTGGTTTGGGCGCTGGCTTCTTTGCTGTTTGTGTTGGTTCTCCCGTCGATGTG GTTAAGTCAAGAATGATGGGTGACTCTGCCTACAAGAACACTATTGATTGTTTTGTGAAGACCCTAAAGAATGAT GGACCTCAGGCATTTTACAAAGGCTTTCTTCCAAACTTTGCTAGACTGGGATCATGGAATGTGATCATGTTCTTGACACTGGAGCAG GTTCAGAAGGCCTTTGTGAGAAAGCCTGCAAATTAA